A genomic stretch from Bacillus sp. N1-1 includes:
- the proB gene encoding glutamate 5-kinase: protein MMNLNDEKKRIVIKIGSSSLTSRLGDISRRKLERLVDDIVMLKDEGHEVLLVSSGAVAAGYRRLGCLERPTSLSEKQAAASIGQGLLMEAYSERFISHGYTASQILITRSDFSDRKRYNNARNTINVLLERGIVPIVNENDTVTVERLKFGDNDTLSAKVAALVSADQLIILSDIDGLYSDDPRKNPDAKLLEHVTEITPEIEDSAGEPGSSVGTGGMRSKIDAVKIAMASGTPSFLGNATTKGIIYNAVHQTATGTYFTPEGQAELDNKKQWIAFNSGPEGEVIVTDKASSEISEHERSLQPVGVHYVHGHFKPGAVVKLTDMDGEEIGLGVTNYSSKHLKMIKGLSTEEISELIDISVKEAVHINDFVYHDQLAIPLGS, encoded by the coding sequence GACATTAGCCGCAGAAAACTAGAACGACTAGTGGATGATATTGTCATGTTAAAAGATGAAGGTCATGAAGTTCTTCTTGTTTCATCAGGAGCAGTAGCCGCTGGTTACCGCCGTCTTGGGTGCCTTGAACGGCCAACATCACTTTCAGAAAAGCAGGCCGCTGCATCAATCGGTCAGGGGCTGTTAATGGAAGCTTATTCAGAACGCTTCATATCTCACGGCTATACTGCTTCACAAATTCTGATTACGCGCAGTGACTTTTCTGATCGCAAAAGATACAATAACGCACGCAACACAATTAATGTTCTATTAGAAAGAGGAATTGTTCCAATCGTCAATGAAAATGACACAGTAACAGTTGAACGTTTGAAATTTGGAGATAATGATACCCTTTCAGCTAAAGTTGCTGCACTTGTAAGTGCCGATCAACTTATCATTCTATCTGATATAGACGGTCTTTATAGTGATGATCCGAGAAAGAATCCAGATGCGAAACTATTGGAGCATGTTACTGAAATTACACCTGAAATCGAAGACTCTGCCGGTGAACCTGGTAGCTCTGTCGGAACCGGCGGCATGAGATCCAAAATTGATGCTGTGAAAATTGCTATGGCATCAGGTACACCTTCTTTCTTAGGTAACGCTACAACAAAAGGAATTATTTATAATGCGGTTCACCAAACCGCAACAGGAACGTACTTCACACCTGAAGGTCAAGCTGAGCTTGATAATAAGAAACAATGGATTGCCTTTAATTCCGGTCCTGAAGGTGAAGTGATCGTGACAGATAAAGCAAGCTCTGAGATCTCTGAACACGAACGTAGCTTACAACCTGTAGGCGTGCATTACGTACACGGACACTTCAAGCCAGGAGCTGTTGTGAAACTAACAGACATGGATGGAGAAGAAATCGGTCTTGGCGTTACGAACTACTCTTCCAAGCATTTGAAAATGATTAAAGGACTTTCAACTGAAGAAATTTCCGAGCTTATTGATATTTCAGTGAAAGAAGCCGTTCATATTAATGATTTTGTTTATCACGATCAGCTAGCTATTCCACTCGGCTCGTAA
- a CDS encoding glutamate-5-semialdehyde dehydrogenase has translation MTTLDPIKVNVKEQAKQAQGASKTLSLLTTEEKNQALLIIADELEKETDYILNENKKDLERGKEKGFTEAFMDRLSLSKERVKDFANGLREVADLEDPVGEVISDWSLDNGMQVEQVRVPLGVIGMIYEARPNVTVDATGLALKSGNAIVLKGGSNALNSNKGIVRVIHAALPKTKIPVEAVQLIATTDREATSQLFTMKEHIDVLIPRGGGALINTVVNNATVPVLETGVGNCHIYFDQSAEVDKAINILINAKTDRPAVCNAVETLIVHNKWLEENQETLEKALAENNISVHGDEHIVNTFKDAVLADEDDWSNEYLGLEIAIKTVENTQEAIDHIEQYGTKHSEAIITEDAKSASLFRNLVDAAAVYHNASTRFTDGSALGFGAEIGISTQKLHARGPMGLPALTTIKYCMTGTGQTR, from the coding sequence ATGACTACTCTCGATCCAATTAAAGTTAATGTAAAAGAACAAGCAAAGCAGGCACAGGGGGCTTCCAAAACCCTCTCCCTGCTAACAACTGAGGAAAAAAACCAGGCGTTGCTCATTATTGCAGATGAACTTGAGAAAGAAACGGACTATATTCTAAACGAAAACAAAAAAGATCTTGAGCGTGGAAAAGAAAAAGGCTTTACAGAAGCGTTCATGGATCGTTTAAGTTTATCGAAAGAGCGTGTAAAAGACTTTGCTAACGGACTTCGTGAAGTAGCAGACCTTGAGGATCCAGTTGGAGAGGTTATTTCTGATTGGTCCCTTGATAACGGGATGCAAGTGGAACAAGTTCGCGTTCCGCTAGGCGTCATTGGAATGATTTATGAAGCACGTCCAAATGTAACTGTCGATGCAACTGGTCTTGCACTTAAATCAGGAAATGCGATTGTTCTAAAAGGTGGCTCTAACGCCCTTAACTCGAATAAAGGAATTGTTCGCGTTATTCATGCAGCACTTCCAAAAACAAAAATTCCTGTAGAAGCCGTTCAACTAATTGCAACAACTGATCGCGAAGCAACGAGCCAACTCTTTACGATGAAAGAACACATTGATGTTCTCATTCCTCGTGGAGGCGGCGCTCTCATTAACACAGTTGTAAATAATGCAACTGTACCAGTACTTGAGACGGGTGTTGGAAACTGCCACATCTATTTTGATCAATCAGCAGAAGTTGACAAAGCCATTAACATTTTAATTAACGCGAAAACTGACCGCCCTGCGGTTTGTAATGCGGTTGAAACGCTTATCGTTCATAATAAATGGCTTGAAGAAAACCAAGAGACTCTTGAAAAAGCATTAGCTGAAAATAACATTAGCGTTCACGGTGATGAACATATCGTAAACACGTTTAAAGATGCTGTCCTTGCTGACGAAGATGACTGGAGCAACGAATATCTTGGTCTTGAAATTGCAATCAAAACAGTCGAAAATACGCAAGAAGCTATCGATCATATTGAACAATATGGCACGAAACACTCTGAAGCGATTATTACAGAAGATGCAAAATCAGCTTCTCTATTCCGCAATCTTGTAGACGCAGCAGCTGTTTATCATAATGCATCAACTCGCTTTACAGATGGATCTGCTTTAGGCTTTGGTGCAGAAATCGGCATTTCGACACAAAAGCTACATGCGAGAGGTCCTATGGGACTACCTGCTTTAACTACGATTAAATATTGCATGACAGGTACAGGTCAAACTAGATAA
- a CDS encoding NADH:flavin oxidoreductase, with product MNHNKLFTSAKLGKLSLKNRFIVAPMTRITATDDGSATTTMRDYYERFAKGGFSAVITEGIYTDELYSQGYLNQPGLTNHNHIETWKNVTSSVHEYGTSIIAQLMHAGGQSQGNAYTDVTVAPSNIPPKGEQLGFYGGSGSFKTPKPLSLDEIKEIRHSFKKAARHAREAGFDGVEIHGANGYLLDQFLTDYLNEREDEYGGSLENRLKLLVEVIEDVRNEVGMDFTVGIRLSQIKVADPAYKWPEGEKSAKVIFSTLEKELDYIHVTEPDGTQPAFGDGTKSLAAAAKAYSSIPVIANGQLGDPDKASNLIEKEEADFVSLGTGALANPDYPNRLLNGKELKVFDFESTLLPLAYIKEHEIKEDIIRD from the coding sequence ATGAACCACAACAAATTATTTACATCAGCAAAACTTGGAAAGCTTTCACTAAAAAATCGATTTATCGTCGCACCTATGACTCGCATTACCGCAACTGATGACGGAAGTGCCACCACGACCATGCGCGATTACTATGAACGTTTTGCAAAAGGAGGGTTCAGTGCTGTTATCACTGAAGGCATCTATACAGATGAACTTTACAGCCAGGGCTACTTAAATCAGCCTGGTTTAACCAACCATAATCACATAGAAACGTGGAAAAACGTAACTTCATCCGTACATGAATACGGAACTTCAATCATTGCTCAACTTATGCATGCAGGGGGCCAAAGTCAGGGGAATGCCTACACAGATGTCACAGTAGCTCCTTCAAATATCCCACCAAAAGGAGAGCAACTTGGATTTTATGGAGGATCAGGCTCTTTCAAAACACCAAAACCTCTTTCTTTAGATGAAATAAAGGAAATAAGGCACTCATTTAAAAAAGCAGCTCGTCATGCGAGAGAAGCAGGATTTGATGGTGTTGAAATTCATGGCGCAAACGGCTATCTACTTGATCAATTTTTAACAGACTATTTAAACGAGCGTGAAGATGAATATGGTGGATCGCTTGAAAACCGTCTAAAGCTTTTAGTGGAAGTGATCGAAGATGTTCGAAATGAAGTTGGAATGGACTTTACTGTTGGCATTCGTTTATCTCAAATTAAAGTTGCTGACCCAGCCTATAAATGGCCTGAAGGAGAAAAATCAGCGAAGGTCATCTTTTCAACGCTAGAAAAAGAACTTGATTATATTCACGTAACAGAGCCTGATGGCACTCAACCTGCTTTTGGAGACGGTACTAAATCATTAGCTGCTGCTGCAAAAGCATATAGCTCCATACCTGTCATTGCAAATGGACAGCTAGGTGATCCTGATAAAGCAAGTAACCTTATCGAAAAGGAAGAAGCTGATTTTGTTAGTCTTGGTACAGGCGCTCTTGCTAACCCTGATTACCCAAATCGCCTTTTAAACGGAAAAGAATTAAAAGTGTTTGATTTTGAAAGTACTCTCCTTCCTCTTGCTTATATTAAAGAACATGAAATTAAAGAAGATATTATAAGAGACTAA
- a CDS encoding DUF2252 family protein codes for MTSVSTEHIKNTRNYLRKQTLQMIIEQFDFTLMQLTKSERKTKYSKMSESPFSFFRGSAYLYYYDVTQIPFHYHTPDDKPTWLMGDLHFDNFSAFRNEDGENVFDVDDFDEGYLGSYLYDLLRMTVSIRLYAEDLGYSESDQSKLVSTYIKNYVKQLQAFENGEERPVAFQFTEKNTKGPIKKRIKKLEDRSPTHSLNKQTHINSDGERKFIRTGDKLNAISEAEKTQVRNAWEAYTKTLKDEIDESLRHYEIKDIVEKKGTGIGSTGLKRYLILVHGESAEDHLTDLILEIKEARTPIPAYFFPYDQAFWDINKHEGLRVIKTQQAMHHKQDPHLGYVTIGDKEFYVREKSPYTKEIEPKHIKEYKHLKQTVKTMAQISAKIHARADSDIDHHYLTYHSETEILRVIDDWKNLRNEVNEWATFYQKRVKNDYDIFIEWCKEKNYI; via the coding sequence ATGACATCCGTCTCAACAGAACATATTAAAAACACAAGAAACTATTTACGTAAACAAACGTTACAAATGATTATTGAACAATTTGATTTTACGTTAATGCAACTTACGAAATCTGAACGTAAAACGAAATATAGTAAGATGAGCGAAAGTCCTTTTAGCTTCTTTCGTGGCAGCGCGTATTTGTATTATTATGATGTTACACAAATACCTTTTCATTACCATACACCAGATGATAAACCAACGTGGTTAATGGGAGACCTTCACTTCGACAACTTTAGTGCTTTTCGGAATGAAGATGGTGAGAATGTCTTTGATGTAGATGATTTTGACGAGGGATATCTCGGTTCTTATCTGTACGATTTACTTAGAATGACCGTTAGTATTCGACTTTATGCGGAAGACTTAGGTTATTCAGAAAGTGACCAATCAAAACTAGTAAGTACGTATATTAAGAATTATGTGAAACAACTTCAAGCATTCGAAAATGGAGAGGAAAGGCCTGTTGCTTTTCAATTCACAGAAAAAAACACAAAGGGACCAATCAAGAAACGTATAAAAAAACTTGAAGATCGTTCTCCGACCCACTCGCTTAATAAACAAACTCACATTAACAGTGATGGTGAACGAAAATTCATCCGTACCGGCGATAAATTAAATGCGATCAGTGAAGCTGAAAAGACTCAGGTAAGAAACGCATGGGAAGCATACACAAAAACATTGAAAGACGAGATTGACGAAAGCCTGAGACATTATGAAATAAAAGATATCGTTGAGAAAAAAGGAACTGGTATTGGTTCTACTGGGTTAAAACGCTACCTTATCCTCGTTCACGGTGAAAGTGCTGAAGATCATTTAACTGATCTTATCCTGGAAATTAAGGAAGCTCGCACACCTATTCCAGCTTATTTCTTCCCATATGACCAGGCTTTTTGGGATATAAATAAACATGAAGGTCTGAGGGTAATTAAAACTCAACAAGCCATGCACCATAAGCAAGACCCTCACCTTGGTTACGTTACAATTGGCGATAAAGAATTTTATGTAAGAGAAAAATCGCCTTATACAAAGGAAATTGAGCCAAAACATATAAAAGAATACAAACATCTTAAACAAACCGTTAAGACGATGGCTCAAATTTCTGCCAAAATTCATGCTCGAGCTGATTCCGACATCGATCACCATTATTTAACCTACCATAGTGAAACAGAAATTCTTCGCGTGATTGATGACTGGAAAAACCTACGCAATGAAGTGAATGAATGGGCCACTTTTTATCAAAAACGTGTAAAAAATGACTATGATATTTTCATAGAATGGTGCAAAGAGAAAAACTATATTTAA
- a CDS encoding YitT family protein gives MRNKIIRWGFFFVGLAVLGLGIAMTIKGKTFGIGPWDVFHYGLFKQFGLTIGSWSIITGFIILACTSLYTKSLPQLGAFLNMLLLGLFIDFFLYILPDPVTLLSQGIVFIVGIVVLGYGIGLYVTSGLGAGPRDGIMLLIVEKTGWRIDWVRNGIEIAVLLLGWLLGGPVGIGSIVIAFMLGKMIQFSMPQCKALLETVLTYQNPMSSNQSA, from the coding sequence GTGCGAAATAAAATCATTCGGTGGGGATTTTTCTTCGTAGGTCTCGCCGTACTTGGTCTAGGCATCGCCATGACTATTAAAGGTAAAACATTTGGAATTGGTCCATGGGACGTCTTTCACTATGGATTATTTAAGCAATTTGGTTTAACGATTGGTAGCTGGTCTATCATTACTGGATTTATAATACTTGCATGCACATCACTGTACACAAAATCACTGCCGCAATTAGGCGCTTTTCTAAATATGCTTTTGCTCGGTTTATTCATTGATTTCTTCCTATATATTCTCCCGGATCCAGTGACGCTGCTTTCTCAGGGAATTGTATTTATAGTAGGTATTGTTGTTCTCGGATATGGTATCGGTTTATATGTAACCTCTGGTCTTGGGGCAGGACCACGAGATGGAATTATGCTCTTGATTGTAGAAAAAACGGGCTGGCGCATTGATTGGGTAAGAAATGGGATTGAAATCGCTGTGTTGCTTTTGGGTTGGTTACTTGGAGGGCCTGTTGGAATTGGAAGTATTGTCATTGCTTTTATGCTCGGTAAAATGATTCAATTTTCGATGCCTCAATGTAAAGCATTGCTAGAAACTGTTTTAACTTATCAAAACCCAATGTCTTCAAATCAATCTGCTTAA
- a CDS encoding peptidoglycan-binding protein, whose protein sequence is MVARKNIVRNVVTSTALAGMMFASPVVSEAALGDQTLSYGEKHGDVVELQDVLSAKGYFNYDESTGYYGSITEGAVKQFQKEHGLAVDGIAGPNTFSAMQSVNNGQAMRTLVQGDRGHQVQALQEELGGYYNYTVDGIYGPITEQAVRAFQADNGLSVDGIAGKNTWSVLNGGSAPAPKAPAKKEAANKEAVQTSTTSNSTPAKESNTESKSSQASGQEIQMEATAYTAFCTGCSGVTATGIDLRANPNQKVIAVDPDVIPLGSKVHVEGYGEAVAGDTGGAIQGNRVDLFMADRQDALDFGRKTVTVTVLD, encoded by the coding sequence ATGGTAGCTCGTAAAAACATTGTAAGAAACGTGGTTACATCCACAGCACTAGCTGGAATGATGTTTGCTAGTCCAGTAGTTTCAGAGGCGGCACTAGGAGATCAAACACTTTCTTATGGTGAAAAACACGGCGACGTTGTCGAGTTACAGGATGTACTGTCTGCCAAAGGGTATTTCAACTATGATGAATCTACAGGATACTACGGATCAATTACTGAAGGTGCTGTAAAGCAATTCCAAAAAGAACACGGTCTTGCAGTTGACGGCATCGCAGGTCCAAATACATTTTCAGCAATGCAAAGCGTAAATAATGGACAAGCTATGCGTACGCTAGTTCAAGGTGACCGCGGTCATCAGGTACAAGCGCTACAAGAAGAGCTTGGTGGTTACTATAACTATACAGTAGACGGAATTTATGGTCCGATCACTGAACAAGCCGTTCGTGCGTTCCAAGCAGATAACGGTCTATCAGTAGATGGTATTGCAGGTAAGAACACTTGGTCTGTATTAAACGGTGGTAGTGCTCCTGCTCCAAAAGCACCTGCTAAGAAAGAGGCTGCAAATAAGGAAGCAGTTCAAACATCTACTACTTCTAATTCCACGCCTGCTAAAGAATCAAACACTGAAAGTAAGTCTTCACAGGCAAGTGGACAAGAAATTCAAATGGAAGCAACAGCTTACACTGCATTCTGTACAGGATGCTCTGGTGTAACAGCTACTGGTATTGATTTGAGAGCTAATCCTAATCAAAAAGTAATCGCTGTTGACCCTGATGTAATCCCACTAGGTTCTAAAGTACATGTAGAAGGTTACGGAGAAGCAGTTGCTGGAGATACTGGCGGCGCAATCCAGGGTAACCGAGTTGATTTATTCATGGCTGATCGCCAAGATGCACTAGACTTTGGTCGTAAGACAGTTACTGTAACAGTACTTGACTAA
- a CDS encoding ATP-binding cassette domain-containing protein yields the protein MARTLIAAFVLILFPLTEAFLPLSDAVSELPGYEDSINRLKTLSEASSSLEEREGESSIWNSCDLSCNQIGYQTKEGQHILKGISFNIPQGTNLAILGPSGSGKTTFVKILQGISSPSEGSLLINGVEVLEDKAEKRHLSVLNQHPYLFDTSVLNNIRLGKPSATDEEVYEAAKRVQLHDFIVALPEGYQTSMQEAGMRFSGGERQRIALARILLQETAVVLLDEPIVGLDSRTEQALRSTIFQVLEKKTVVWVTHHLVGMKRMDHIAFMEDGEIVMEGKHDELLMSSDRYRRLYELDAPFQLKNSHMTEKIIG from the coding sequence ATGGCTCGGACCTTAATTGCAGCATTCGTGCTGATTCTTTTTCCATTAACGGAGGCTTTTCTGCCACTCTCTGATGCTGTGAGTGAACTTCCTGGATATGAAGATTCAATCAATCGACTAAAAACATTGTCAGAAGCGTCCTCTTCTCTAGAAGAAAGAGAAGGTGAGAGCAGTATCTGGAACAGCTGTGATCTTAGTTGTAACCAGATTGGATATCAAACAAAAGAAGGGCAACATATTCTGAAAGGGATTAGTTTCAATATTCCTCAAGGTACGAATCTTGCTATTCTTGGACCAAGTGGCTCTGGAAAGACCACGTTTGTGAAGATTCTTCAAGGAATATCTTCTCCCTCTGAAGGGAGTCTATTAATAAATGGAGTAGAGGTACTAGAGGATAAGGCAGAGAAAAGACACTTAAGTGTGTTAAACCAACACCCTTATCTTTTTGATACATCCGTATTGAATAATATTCGACTAGGTAAGCCATCTGCTACAGATGAAGAGGTCTATGAAGCTGCGAAAAGAGTCCAACTTCATGACTTTATTGTTGCATTACCTGAAGGCTATCAAACGTCTATGCAAGAAGCGGGTATGCGATTCTCAGGAGGAGAGCGTCAGCGCATTGCCCTTGCTCGTATTCTTTTACAAGAGACAGCCGTTGTTTTACTAGATGAACCAATAGTTGGACTCGACTCACGAACAGAGCAAGCCTTGCGCTCTACGATCTTTCAAGTACTTGAGAAGAAAACGGTCGTTTGGGTAACGCATCATCTTGTAGGGATGAAAAGAATGGATCATATTGCATTTATGGAAGATGGTGAAATTGTAATGGAAGGAAAGCATGATGAACTGCTAATGTCGAGCGACCGCTATAGAAGACTTTATGAATTAGATGCTCCTTTTCAATTAAAGAACTCTCATATGACAGAAAAGATAATAGGTTAA
- a CDS encoding DMT family transporter, translating to MYLYPLLVIIGASSYGIVSTIIKLAMGSGFTASEAVTSQFFIGFVIAVLIFLITNRQKLSFAGVKILIFAGVFTGLTNILYGQSLNYLPASLAVVLLFQFTWIGMLISSISKRQLPTRMEILSLFILIGGTIPAAGLIDTDLSNIPFQGWLWGLGAALCYSLFLYFNGKANAKMTTSNRLVIVSFFAFLMSAVFQSPEIIWNGTLLAEGLWIYGIALGLFGMIIPVFLFSIAIPKVGLGKSSILSAIELPIAVMVSVILLSETVSVLQVAGIVIIIIGMTLPTLFSENISLTRRKIVEQQ from the coding sequence ATGTATTTATATCCGTTGCTAGTCATTATCGGGGCTAGCAGTTACGGTATTGTTTCAACTATAATTAAATTAGCGATGGGCAGTGGTTTTACAGCATCTGAAGCTGTTACGAGTCAATTCTTTATCGGCTTTGTGATTGCAGTGCTTATCTTTCTCATCACTAACCGACAAAAGCTAAGTTTCGCTGGAGTTAAAATCCTAATTTTCGCGGGGGTTTTTACAGGCTTAACGAATATTCTCTATGGACAATCATTAAATTATTTACCAGCATCCCTCGCTGTCGTCCTCCTCTTTCAATTCACATGGATTGGCATGCTGATCTCAAGTATTTCAAAACGCCAGCTTCCAACTCGTATGGAAATACTTTCCCTTTTTATCTTAATCGGTGGAACGATTCCTGCAGCGGGACTCATTGATACTGACTTATCAAACATCCCTTTTCAAGGCTGGTTATGGGGGCTTGGAGCAGCACTTTGTTATTCTCTCTTCCTCTATTTCAATGGGAAAGCAAACGCCAAAATGACTACATCAAACCGATTAGTCATCGTATCGTTTTTCGCATTCTTGATGTCAGCGGTTTTTCAATCTCCAGAGATTATCTGGAATGGTACATTGCTCGCAGAAGGACTTTGGATCTATGGAATTGCACTTGGCTTATTTGGAATGATCATTCCTGTTTTCCTATTTTCCATCGCGATTCCAAAGGTGGGTCTTGGAAAATCCTCCATTCTTAGTGCGATTGAACTTCCGATCGCTGTCATGGTTTCCGTCATCTTATTAAGTGAAACAGTATCCGTTCTGCAAGTCGCCGGTATTGTGATCATTATTATCGGAATGACGCTACCAACTCTTTTCAGCGAAAACATAAGCCTCACACGGAGAAAAATAGTCGAACAGCAATAG
- a CDS encoding TerD domain-containing protein yields MNVSRGQKVPITKGRSVSDLIVTLDWQHDHQGIEVDAAAFLLNDTGKCSGDESFLFYGQPVSVDQSIKQVKQGERRNETHISLQKMSSAIQKVAFTLTIHEGEEKGLNFGQVSALSLRIADKTTGENIVTFTFGEELTKETAIVVGELYLHNGDWKFSAVGSGFFGGLAALCGNFGIEVESNNEQDVEKEKSIQSPPVKNTQEAVVPLTVTLKKKEAISIRKSEKVVATLEWKSKKDLDLYCFYVLNDGTEGKVYYRTPGHAQKEPYITLDGDAQGAGKETVIVHKPSELKFVLFSAYSAVSNGIGSFKSMKAKAVVDNQMGQKVTSPLFEKNNFAYWVAIAKIDFTDPHDMSVSHVEKYSKSGTERSPLLYEDGSFEMNVGPMEFK; encoded by the coding sequence ATGAACGTTAGTAGAGGTCAGAAGGTTCCGATCACAAAAGGGAGAAGCGTATCGGACCTTATTGTAACGCTAGATTGGCAGCATGATCATCAAGGGATAGAAGTAGATGCAGCTGCGTTTCTATTAAATGATACTGGGAAGTGCAGTGGGGATGAGAGCTTCTTGTTTTATGGTCAGCCGGTAAGCGTGGATCAAAGTATTAAACAAGTTAAGCAAGGTGAGCGTCGAAATGAAACTCACATTTCCTTACAGAAGATGTCTTCTGCCATCCAGAAAGTTGCGTTTACGTTAACGATTCACGAAGGGGAGGAAAAAGGACTGAATTTCGGTCAAGTATCCGCTTTATCGCTACGCATCGCAGACAAAACAACTGGAGAGAACATCGTCACGTTTACCTTTGGTGAAGAGTTAACGAAAGAGACGGCGATTGTCGTGGGCGAGCTGTACTTACATAATGGAGATTGGAAGTTTAGTGCGGTAGGTAGTGGTTTCTTTGGTGGACTGGCTGCATTGTGTGGGAACTTTGGTATTGAAGTTGAAAGCAATAATGAGCAAGATGTGGAGAAAGAGAAATCCATCCAAAGCCCACCAGTCAAGAATACACAAGAAGCGGTTGTTCCTCTAACGGTCACTTTAAAGAAAAAAGAAGCGATTTCGATTCGGAAATCAGAGAAAGTGGTCGCGACACTCGAATGGAAAAGTAAAAAGGATTTGGATCTGTATTGCTTCTATGTTCTGAATGACGGAACGGAAGGAAAGGTGTACTATCGTACGCCTGGCCACGCGCAAAAAGAACCGTATATTACTTTAGATGGAGATGCTCAAGGAGCAGGGAAAGAAACGGTTATTGTTCATAAACCTTCTGAACTAAAATTCGTGCTTTTTTCAGCGTATAGTGCGGTTTCCAATGGAATTGGAAGCTTTAAATCTATGAAGGCAAAGGCTGTTGTTGATAACCAAATGGGGCAAAAAGTGACGTCTCCTCTTTTTGAGAAGAATAACTTTGCTTATTGGGTTGCGATTGCAAAAATTGATTTTACGGATCCTCATGATATGAGTGTTAGTCATGTTGAGAAATATTCGAAAAGCGGAACGGAACGATCGCCACTTTTGTATGAAGATGGGTCGTTTGAAATGAATGTTGGACCAATGGAGTTTAAATAG